From one Dysidea avara chromosome 9, odDysAvar1.4, whole genome shotgun sequence genomic stretch:
- the LOC136267820 gene encoding uncharacterized protein isoform X2, translating into MMTCWSLCWFMIVLTLLMITASQHTESTVVTINNHGNYSTTCCVDGSCPCSSLSFALENLKSNSIVHITSESVTLNTITPMGSGNLHNITITGNGATVKCNNSGSVYCKSCSDVIIEGITWEQCGDPNKEETVAGLYFAGAHNITIEGCTYHGSQVCALGISQVSSNIIIRNTNFSSNIIKKQPITDGCSGLLIYAANHANSSITILDSSFVGNGYFGHNNYSSYGLFVFVLPESYPSLTINRTRFLSNSGGAYIYVLTSFVGPIVLSELVFFNNTQQGVWFPTFDVSHSDTFLTLSNSSFTKNGNGGIVGAIRSAKPGNRVAILVEHSNFTNNSASTERSSAAAFHLATNDNGAYTVSIQYCNFINNNNGTVKIFTTQSRMSSHMVIVNEVLVMGSQMTGSPTGGGVISIILNGLMNNTFIITNVNFLSNNYMGIAGGALFLKTANTINNVNITNSLFQHNTAYGEGAALFIIDVNTGPMYRTGIIIQSNFTSNSGGNSVVYISAGTTFTHIRVNDGSRFCSNIGTAVHLVSSTFVVGDHVLFSNNSANNGGALYLESGTQFYFDNEDRNVYIEFLDNSAALYGGAMYIDLGSNCGVLFYSKSSYFDFNSTFTNNDAGISGNSMYFNVHRHCIVNPDYNNTNSILYLPYHFNYDVSLSKALVSSPHSLILYFAEKDGVQIGIDTYLAKHNILGHRISFNGSTMDYFNHCTVPTQFDVRCHQNCSGIKLADDRVLVDNITALSLTLTGEQVTSKSRNVTLKLTSVLDTFNKRISTSVVIELVPCFPGYYYDRTCNCCKCYQHQDIVKCADDYNEMKRGYWFGTINNATTVCLCPNQYCEYGKHRQETRPGYCILPQELNDQCKLHRMGVACSECSSGYTLAYNSPDCISHHQCSPLMTSLVLVLTVLYWIAIVGAVFGVMNFRRQISSGYVYGILYYYSIVDILLDNNPYITDGVFQLVAILSSFAKLSPQLFGKLCFVEGLSRIDQQFIQYSHAIAISLFLIVIIIVARHRPKVAYYVSHCIIHVICLLLLLAYTSLASTSLQLLKPLTFAGVDDVYVYLSPSYKYFTGRHALYGAVAALSGLIIVIGMPLLLLLQPFINPRMSFIKIMPILDQFQSCYKGKYRYFASYYLICRLVVILIVFICDSNYYTMLYCLQTACVVIAMIHIWIQPYKDGFLNGLDGVILLTLTLVVNVNSFTFLSSAIPGIISALVVFPLLILCITGIKKLISCCKSRRRKLDYDFDELDSYDEERINRKRNKDMRVVGSSSITTTSSDDDYMLDP; encoded by the exons GTTTATGATAGTGTTGACTTTGTTGATGATCACAGCAAGTCAACATACAGAAAGTACAGTGGTCACCATCAACAACCATGGAAATTATAGCACTACATGCTGTGTGGATGGATCATGTCCTTGCAGCTCATTGTCCTTTGCATTAGAAAACTTAAAGAGCAATTCCATTGTACACATCACATCAGAATCAGTTACACTAAACACTATCACTCCTATGGGATCAGGAAacctacacaacattacaataacTGGTAATGGTGCTACTGTCAAATGTAACAATAGTGGAAGTGTGTACTGTAAGTCATGTAGTGATGTAATCATTGAGGGGATCACATGGGAACAGTGTGGTGATCCTAACAAGGAGGAAACAGTGGCAGGACTTTATTTTGCTGGTGCTCACAATATAACAATAGAGGGATGTACTTATCATGGATCTCAAGTCTGTGCGTTAGGTATAAGCCAAGTCAGTTCTAACATCATCATTAGAAACACCAACTTTTCCTCTAACATCATAAAAAAGCAGCCCATTACAGATGGATGCAGTGGATTACTGATTTACGCTGCTAATCATGCAAATTCAAGTATCACGATTTTGGATAGCAGTTTTGTGGGTAATGGATACTTTGGTCACAATAACTACAGTTCATATGGgctttttgtttttgttcttCCAGAATCATACCCTAGTTTAACTATTAATCGAACTAGATTTTTGTCTAATTCTGGAGGAGCATATATCTATGTTTTAACTAGCTTTGTTGGACCAATTGTTTTGTCTGAACTAGTGTTTTTTAATAATACACAACAAGGTGTTTGGTTTCCAACATTTGATGTAAGCCATAGTGATACATTTCTGACACTGTCCAATTCATCCTTTACCAAAAATGGTAATGGTGGCATAGTTGGTGCCATCCGTAGTGCAAAACCAGGCAATAGAGTTGCTATTTTAGTTGAGCATTCTAACTTTACAAACAACAGTGCCTCTACTGAACGCAGTAGTGCAGCAGCCTTCCACTTAGCCACAAATGATAACGGTGCATATACTGTttccatacagtactgtaacttTATCAACAATAATAATGGAACtgtaaaaatttttaccacacAGAGTAGAATGTCATCACACATGGTAATTGTTAATGAAGTTCTAGTGATGGGTAGTCAGATGACAGGTAGTCCTACTGGTGGTGGAGTCATTTCTATTATTCTCAATGGTTTAATGAACAACACCTTCATTATCACTAATGTGAATTTTTTATCCAATAATTACATGGGCATAGCCGGAGGTGCTTTATTTCTTAAAACTGCTAACACAATTAACAATGTCAATATTACAAACTCTCTCTTTCAACACAACACTGCTTATGGGGAAGGTGCAGCTTTGTTTATTATAGATGTGAATACTGGGCCTATGTACCGGACAGGTATAATTATCCAGTCAAATTTTACTAGTAACAGTGGCGGAAATAGTGTTGTGTACATATCAGCTGGTACCACCTTTACACATATACGTGTGAATGATGGATCAAGATTCTGCAGCAACATTGGTACAGCCGTACACTTGGTATCGTCTACATTTGTAGTTGGTGATCACGTACTATTCAGTAACAATTCTGCCAACAATGGAGGTGCACTTTATCTTGAAAGTGGAACTCAATTTTATTTTGACAATGAAGATAGAAACGTATACATAGAATTTCTTGACAATTCAGCTGCTCTATATGGAGGTGCAATGTACATAGACCTTGGCTCCAACTGTGGTGTATTATTTTATTCTAAATCATCATATTTTGATTTTAATTCCACATTTACCAACAACGATGCTGGAATATCTGgcaattcaatgtattttaatgttcACAGACATTGTATAGTTAATCCTGATTATAACAATACTAATTCTATACTATATCTCCCATACCATTTCAATTATGACGTGTCTTTGTCTAAGGCACTAGTTTCATCACCACACTCACTAATATTATACTTTGCAGAAAAGGATGGTGTCCAAATTGGTATTGACACATACCTTGCTAAACACAACATTCTAGGCCATCGGATTTCATTCAATGGATCTACCATGGATTACTTTAATCATTGTACTGTACCAACTCAGTTTGATGTCCGGTGTCATCAAAATTGTTCTGGTATTAAACTGGCTGACGATCGTGTACTTGTTGACAATATCACAGCTCTTAGTCTCACTCTAACTGGCGAGCAGGTCACGTCAAAAAGTAGAAATGTCACTCTCAAACTTACATCTGTACTTGATACTTTTAACAAAAGAATTTCTACCTCAGTAGTAATTGAGCTTGTACCATGTTTTCCAGGATACTATTATGACAGAACTTGCAATTGCTGTAAATGTTACCAACATCAGGATATTGTAAAGTGTGCTGATGATTATAATGAGATGAAACGAGGCTATTGGTTTGGTACTATTAATAATGCAACTACTGTATGTCTCTGCCCTAACCAGTACTGTGAGTATGGGAAACATCGTCAGGAAACCAGACCAGGATATTGTATTTTACCACAAGAATTAAATGACCAATGTAAACTACACAGGATGGGAGTAGCCTGCAGTGAATGCAGTTCAGGATATACTCTAGCATATAATTCACCTGACTGTATCAGCCATCACCAGTGTTCTCCTTTAATGACATCATTAGTGTTAGTATTGACTGTCCTGTATTGGATAGCTATAGTAGGAGCTGTGTTTGGTGTGATGAACTTTCGACGTCAAATATCATCAGGGTACGTGTATGGGATACTTTATTATTACAGCATTGTGGATATATTGTTGGATAACAATCCCTACATTACTGATGGTGTGTTTCAGTTAGTTGCCATACTGTCAAGTTTTGCTAAACTGTCACCACAATTATTTGGTAAGCTGTGCTTTGTAGAAGGATTGAGCAGAATCGATCAACAGTTCATTCAGTATTCACACGCAATAGCAATTTCACTGTTCTTAATAGTCATCATCATTGTTGCAAGGCACCGACCAAAGGTTGCCTACTATGTCAGCCACTGTATAATACATGTCATCTGTCTTCTGTTACTGCTTGCATATACATCACTAGCATCCACTTCATTGCAGTTACTAAAGCCACTAACATTTGCAGGTGTTGATGATGTTTACGTGTATTTGTCTCCAAGCTACAAATATTTCACAGGCCGTCACGCCTTATATGGTGCTGTTGCTGCATTGTCCGGATTGATCATTGTGATAGGTATGCCACTGTTACTACTGCTACAACCATTCATTAATCCTAGAATGAGTTTCATCAAAATTATGCcaatacttgaccagtttcaaagttgctacaaagGCAAGTATCGCTACTTTGCTTCCTACTACCTTATCTGCCGACTAGTGGTTATCTTAATTGTGTTTATTTGTGACAGCAACTACTATACCATGTTGTACTGTCTACAAACAGCCTGTGTTGTTATTGCCATGATTCATATTTGGATTCAGCCATACAAAGACGGTTTTCTTAATGGACTGGATGGTGTGATTTTACTGACACTAACTTTAGTTGTCAATGTTAACTCATTCACTTTCTTGTCTTCTGCTATTCCAGGAATCATTTCAGCTCTGGTGGTGTTTCCTCTGCTAATTCTCTGTATCACTGGGATCAAGAAGTTGATTAGTTGCTGTAAGTCAAGGAGAAGAAAATTAGATTATGATTTTGATGAGCTTGATAGTTATGATGAAGAGCGAATTAATAGGAAAAGGAACAAAGACATGAG GGTTGTTGGATCCAGTAGCATTACTACTACCAGCAGTGATGATGATTATATGTTGGATCCATGA
- the LOC136267820 gene encoding uncharacterized protein isoform X1 has translation MNSYWWLNEPYHCFKRFMIVLTLLMITASQHTESTVVTINNHGNYSTTCCVDGSCPCSSLSFALENLKSNSIVHITSESVTLNTITPMGSGNLHNITITGNGATVKCNNSGSVYCKSCSDVIIEGITWEQCGDPNKEETVAGLYFAGAHNITIEGCTYHGSQVCALGISQVSSNIIIRNTNFSSNIIKKQPITDGCSGLLIYAANHANSSITILDSSFVGNGYFGHNNYSSYGLFVFVLPESYPSLTINRTRFLSNSGGAYIYVLTSFVGPIVLSELVFFNNTQQGVWFPTFDVSHSDTFLTLSNSSFTKNGNGGIVGAIRSAKPGNRVAILVEHSNFTNNSASTERSSAAAFHLATNDNGAYTVSIQYCNFINNNNGTVKIFTTQSRMSSHMVIVNEVLVMGSQMTGSPTGGGVISIILNGLMNNTFIITNVNFLSNNYMGIAGGALFLKTANTINNVNITNSLFQHNTAYGEGAALFIIDVNTGPMYRTGIIIQSNFTSNSGGNSVVYISAGTTFTHIRVNDGSRFCSNIGTAVHLVSSTFVVGDHVLFSNNSANNGGALYLESGTQFYFDNEDRNVYIEFLDNSAALYGGAMYIDLGSNCGVLFYSKSSYFDFNSTFTNNDAGISGNSMYFNVHRHCIVNPDYNNTNSILYLPYHFNYDVSLSKALVSSPHSLILYFAEKDGVQIGIDTYLAKHNILGHRISFNGSTMDYFNHCTVPTQFDVRCHQNCSGIKLADDRVLVDNITALSLTLTGEQVTSKSRNVTLKLTSVLDTFNKRISTSVVIELVPCFPGYYYDRTCNCCKCYQHQDIVKCADDYNEMKRGYWFGTINNATTVCLCPNQYCEYGKHRQETRPGYCILPQELNDQCKLHRMGVACSECSSGYTLAYNSPDCISHHQCSPLMTSLVLVLTVLYWIAIVGAVFGVMNFRRQISSGYVYGILYYYSIVDILLDNNPYITDGVFQLVAILSSFAKLSPQLFGKLCFVEGLSRIDQQFIQYSHAIAISLFLIVIIIVARHRPKVAYYVSHCIIHVICLLLLLAYTSLASTSLQLLKPLTFAGVDDVYVYLSPSYKYFTGRHALYGAVAALSGLIIVIGMPLLLLLQPFINPRMSFIKIMPILDQFQSCYKGKYRYFASYYLICRLVVILIVFICDSNYYTMLYCLQTACVVIAMIHIWIQPYKDGFLNGLDGVILLTLTLVVNVNSFTFLSSAIPGIISALVVFPLLILCITGIKKLISCCKSRRRKLDYDFDELDSYDEERINRKRNKDMRVVGSSSITTTSSDDDYMLDP, from the exons GTTTATGATAGTGTTGACTTTGTTGATGATCACAGCAAGTCAACATACAGAAAGTACAGTGGTCACCATCAACAACCATGGAAATTATAGCACTACATGCTGTGTGGATGGATCATGTCCTTGCAGCTCATTGTCCTTTGCATTAGAAAACTTAAAGAGCAATTCCATTGTACACATCACATCAGAATCAGTTACACTAAACACTATCACTCCTATGGGATCAGGAAacctacacaacattacaataacTGGTAATGGTGCTACTGTCAAATGTAACAATAGTGGAAGTGTGTACTGTAAGTCATGTAGTGATGTAATCATTGAGGGGATCACATGGGAACAGTGTGGTGATCCTAACAAGGAGGAAACAGTGGCAGGACTTTATTTTGCTGGTGCTCACAATATAACAATAGAGGGATGTACTTATCATGGATCTCAAGTCTGTGCGTTAGGTATAAGCCAAGTCAGTTCTAACATCATCATTAGAAACACCAACTTTTCCTCTAACATCATAAAAAAGCAGCCCATTACAGATGGATGCAGTGGATTACTGATTTACGCTGCTAATCATGCAAATTCAAGTATCACGATTTTGGATAGCAGTTTTGTGGGTAATGGATACTTTGGTCACAATAACTACAGTTCATATGGgctttttgtttttgttcttCCAGAATCATACCCTAGTTTAACTATTAATCGAACTAGATTTTTGTCTAATTCTGGAGGAGCATATATCTATGTTTTAACTAGCTTTGTTGGACCAATTGTTTTGTCTGAACTAGTGTTTTTTAATAATACACAACAAGGTGTTTGGTTTCCAACATTTGATGTAAGCCATAGTGATACATTTCTGACACTGTCCAATTCATCCTTTACCAAAAATGGTAATGGTGGCATAGTTGGTGCCATCCGTAGTGCAAAACCAGGCAATAGAGTTGCTATTTTAGTTGAGCATTCTAACTTTACAAACAACAGTGCCTCTACTGAACGCAGTAGTGCAGCAGCCTTCCACTTAGCCACAAATGATAACGGTGCATATACTGTttccatacagtactgtaacttTATCAACAATAATAATGGAACtgtaaaaatttttaccacacAGAGTAGAATGTCATCACACATGGTAATTGTTAATGAAGTTCTAGTGATGGGTAGTCAGATGACAGGTAGTCCTACTGGTGGTGGAGTCATTTCTATTATTCTCAATGGTTTAATGAACAACACCTTCATTATCACTAATGTGAATTTTTTATCCAATAATTACATGGGCATAGCCGGAGGTGCTTTATTTCTTAAAACTGCTAACACAATTAACAATGTCAATATTACAAACTCTCTCTTTCAACACAACACTGCTTATGGGGAAGGTGCAGCTTTGTTTATTATAGATGTGAATACTGGGCCTATGTACCGGACAGGTATAATTATCCAGTCAAATTTTACTAGTAACAGTGGCGGAAATAGTGTTGTGTACATATCAGCTGGTACCACCTTTACACATATACGTGTGAATGATGGATCAAGATTCTGCAGCAACATTGGTACAGCCGTACACTTGGTATCGTCTACATTTGTAGTTGGTGATCACGTACTATTCAGTAACAATTCTGCCAACAATGGAGGTGCACTTTATCTTGAAAGTGGAACTCAATTTTATTTTGACAATGAAGATAGAAACGTATACATAGAATTTCTTGACAATTCAGCTGCTCTATATGGAGGTGCAATGTACATAGACCTTGGCTCCAACTGTGGTGTATTATTTTATTCTAAATCATCATATTTTGATTTTAATTCCACATTTACCAACAACGATGCTGGAATATCTGgcaattcaatgtattttaatgttcACAGACATTGTATAGTTAATCCTGATTATAACAATACTAATTCTATACTATATCTCCCATACCATTTCAATTATGACGTGTCTTTGTCTAAGGCACTAGTTTCATCACCACACTCACTAATATTATACTTTGCAGAAAAGGATGGTGTCCAAATTGGTATTGACACATACCTTGCTAAACACAACATTCTAGGCCATCGGATTTCATTCAATGGATCTACCATGGATTACTTTAATCATTGTACTGTACCAACTCAGTTTGATGTCCGGTGTCATCAAAATTGTTCTGGTATTAAACTGGCTGACGATCGTGTACTTGTTGACAATATCACAGCTCTTAGTCTCACTCTAACTGGCGAGCAGGTCACGTCAAAAAGTAGAAATGTCACTCTCAAACTTACATCTGTACTTGATACTTTTAACAAAAGAATTTCTACCTCAGTAGTAATTGAGCTTGTACCATGTTTTCCAGGATACTATTATGACAGAACTTGCAATTGCTGTAAATGTTACCAACATCAGGATATTGTAAAGTGTGCTGATGATTATAATGAGATGAAACGAGGCTATTGGTTTGGTACTATTAATAATGCAACTACTGTATGTCTCTGCCCTAACCAGTACTGTGAGTATGGGAAACATCGTCAGGAAACCAGACCAGGATATTGTATTTTACCACAAGAATTAAATGACCAATGTAAACTACACAGGATGGGAGTAGCCTGCAGTGAATGCAGTTCAGGATATACTCTAGCATATAATTCACCTGACTGTATCAGCCATCACCAGTGTTCTCCTTTAATGACATCATTAGTGTTAGTATTGACTGTCCTGTATTGGATAGCTATAGTAGGAGCTGTGTTTGGTGTGATGAACTTTCGACGTCAAATATCATCAGGGTACGTGTATGGGATACTTTATTATTACAGCATTGTGGATATATTGTTGGATAACAATCCCTACATTACTGATGGTGTGTTTCAGTTAGTTGCCATACTGTCAAGTTTTGCTAAACTGTCACCACAATTATTTGGTAAGCTGTGCTTTGTAGAAGGATTGAGCAGAATCGATCAACAGTTCATTCAGTATTCACACGCAATAGCAATTTCACTGTTCTTAATAGTCATCATCATTGTTGCAAGGCACCGACCAAAGGTTGCCTACTATGTCAGCCACTGTATAATACATGTCATCTGTCTTCTGTTACTGCTTGCATATACATCACTAGCATCCACTTCATTGCAGTTACTAAAGCCACTAACATTTGCAGGTGTTGATGATGTTTACGTGTATTTGTCTCCAAGCTACAAATATTTCACAGGCCGTCACGCCTTATATGGTGCTGTTGCTGCATTGTCCGGATTGATCATTGTGATAGGTATGCCACTGTTACTACTGCTACAACCATTCATTAATCCTAGAATGAGTTTCATCAAAATTATGCcaatacttgaccagtttcaaagttgctacaaagGCAAGTATCGCTACTTTGCTTCCTACTACCTTATCTGCCGACTAGTGGTTATCTTAATTGTGTTTATTTGTGACAGCAACTACTATACCATGTTGTACTGTCTACAAACAGCCTGTGTTGTTATTGCCATGATTCATATTTGGATTCAGCCATACAAAGACGGTTTTCTTAATGGACTGGATGGTGTGATTTTACTGACACTAACTTTAGTTGTCAATGTTAACTCATTCACTTTCTTGTCTTCTGCTATTCCAGGAATCATTTCAGCTCTGGTGGTGTTTCCTCTGCTAATTCTCTGTATCACTGGGATCAAGAAGTTGATTAGTTGCTGTAAGTCAAGGAGAAGAAAATTAGATTATGATTTTGATGAGCTTGATAGTTATGATGAAGAGCGAATTAATAGGAAAAGGAACAAAGACATGAG GGTTGTTGGATCCAGTAGCATTACTACTACCAGCAGTGATGATGATTATATGTTGGATCCATGA